TGACAAGTTCATTCGCCTGGAACTTGGCAGGAAGCTCTCAGCTGAGGACAAGACAAAGCTCAAGGAAGAATTTGGgtaattagaagaaaaaatcattaaaatctgcaattatttaaaggtggactacgctcagtggggaaattgcttcaaaacaCGCCCGTggccacaatgaccgaataaaattttctagattttatatgattttttgaaaattgaaaaaaacagttttcacctaattatttttgaatttccgtcaggttcggtggagcgcgcttgcattatttttattaattaattttatttattctcgtcatttgactgattttcttatttttctgtgttttttcatcggaaaatgaaagaaataaacaagaaaaatgcaaaatgtttgttaaaaagtaattgaaaatgagtaaaactgtaaaatatactaatttcaggcttgtTGTCGTCGGAACTGAAATTATAatagtatatatatatatatattcacagttttacgcattttcaattactttttaacaaacatttcgcatttttcttatttattctttcattttctgatgaaaaaacatagaaaatcagtgaaataacgagaataaataaaattaattgataaaaataatgcaagcgcgctcaatcgaacaaatccaattggcggtaattcaaataggaattaggtgaaaactgtgagtttttcaattttcaaaaaatcatataaaatctagaaattttttttgaattttttaaatcatgatattcggtcattgtggccctataggcgtgttttaaagcaatttccccactttCCACCTTTAAACCCTGCAATTATTTAATCAAAATCTATTTTCCAGCCAGCTCATGAACGGTGGTGGAGTCATGATCAATTTCATCACCAACTCCCTATGGCCGATCGTAATGAGAGCTGATATTCAGCAAAAGAAGGAAAACCAGGAGAAGCCGACGGCGGCGGCAGGAGCGCCGAAATACAAGCCACCACGTGGAGGAGCTCGTTTCGTCTCCTCCGGCGGTGATCGTCGTCCAACGATGGCAGTGCTGCCGACTGTCAAGGAGCACGTGGCTCATTCTGTTTCCAAGGAAAAATCATTcgaaaaaacggatttttcgCGTGGAGCTGCGCCGTCGATTCAGGATTTGAAGCTAAAAGCCCCGAAATGCGCCCTCGCTTGGGGAAATGATCGTCCAACGAGGGAAATGCTCCCGACTGTTCCAGAAGAAAAGCCAGCTCTCGGTAGACGTGATGCTTCACGCGGACGCTCTATCCCGCGGGCTCAGCCGCCGGCTCAGGATTTGAAGCAGGATGCTCCGAGAGCTCCGAGAGCCACCTGGGGAAGTGACCGTTCAACGAGAGAAGTGCTCCTTCCGGCTGTTCCAGAAGAAAAGCCAGCTCTCGGTAGACGTGATGCTTCTTCGCGTGGACGATCCCTTCCGCCGCGGACTCTGCCTCAGGACTTGAAGGTTGAAGATGCGCCGAAAACGGTGGTCGGTGGAAGTTTTGGATCCAGAAGTAACGTGTTCGATCACAATTCAATGACGACTACGTTCCAAGCAAATCCGCAATTCGCAACTCACAATGGCTCAAACACCGTCGGAGGCAGGTTCGGAGGAGGATCACGACGaggaagaggaggaggaggtggCGGCCGACGCGGCGAGAATGACTCTGCTCGTGGAGGAAACTGGCGAAATaggcaaaattgaattatttcttAAAAAGATGAATACCCGTATTATTTTGTCtcgttttgttttaattttgtttctttttactttacgaaaaaggaaaatttccTAAAAGCTGGtgtatatttcgaaaaattaaattttcgattttaggatttaaaaaatcgaaaaaccgataTCTTTTGCAAATGtttgcaaaaagaaaattttttaatgaaaaaatgctgtaaaaataggtttttccgattaaaaaaagcgttttttcggccaaaatcacgaaaaacccaaaaacccccatttttaacaaaaaaaaaacaataatttttaccgaaaaattggaaaatcaatcagaaaattcgatttttttcccctaaaaacacgaaaaaaaaaatgtttaaaaaactcaattttctattaaattttgtttttttttttactttacaaaaaaaggcAAACTTCCTAaaagttcttgaaaattcgaaaaattaaattttttattctagaaaaaaaattccaaaccgatatttttctgcaaatttttcaacaaaaaattttaatgaaaaaaagccataaaaataggtttttttcgattgcgaaaagtgcttttttttcgcctaaaactcgaaaaatacaaaaaaaaccaatttttaacggaaaaaacaataattttcagcgaaaaatcaatcaaaaaattcgatttttcccctaaaaacacgaaaaaaatgttttaaaaaactcaattttctattaaatttttttttttcttactttacaaaaaagaaacatttcctgaaaatatattaaaatttttgattttagaagaaaaacatcgaaaaaccGATATTTTTGCGCAGATTGAAAGAAAACagacaatttttaacgaaaagctattaaaaagttttttctcccCTAAACGAcgaaaaatacccaaaaaaaaactatttttatcgaaaaaattcaaaaatcaatcaaaaaattcgattttttcaggaaaaattttgaaaaaaagctcgGTAACCCCGTTCAGAATATACCCAGATTTAAAccgattttttgtagatttcaaCCAAAATTCAAACCACCGTACGGTCCTATATTATGAATTTATCTACACAAATTTGGTTCAAATCTGTACAAATTCGGTTCTGAACGGGTTTGATGCGTACCCTGATATTCACTTTTCTTCCAAAAGTgaataatttgtatttttattcgttttccACTTCTGATATTCATTTCTTTcttgaaaaagatgaaaatctcgtatttttgtctcattttttcttaaaattcattCTTCTGTTTCCCAAACCTTTTACCcctttttttgatattcactTTTCTTCCATCAGTgaataatttgtattttttattcatttttcccccaaaaagtGAATACTCCATTCTTTCAtctgtaaaataaattttcctgtgttatgtttttaaaacggtgcaaaaatttatttattccaAACTCGTAAACATATATTGAGATCAATCTACAAAAtacaacaaacaaaaaaaaattgctattAAATAAACATCCACGTGCATGGCCCAGGAAAATCCGCCTCAATCTTTCCGAATCGTTCCTTCGCCTTCATCTCCTTCTGCTCATCCGGATAGAGGCCGCCCGAGTGGTGGAGAATCGTGAGCTCGGTGAGCAGAAGCTTCTCCATCGCTGGCCACTTGTTGCCGATGATTTGGGCTTTGCATTGTTTCAGATGAACTCGAGGATCTGGaaatttacaagttttttgggaaaatctgaaaatttccaccAACCTTTGTGcatgagacgcagacaacgaGCCATCGAAACGTGATAGATGGCTTTCTCGATGAAAGATCCGAAATGTTCGATTTTGGCGCTCAAAGCAtgcaaaacctgaaaatttttgaatgaaaagtcgaatttttcgataaaaattggttttttttgtatttttcgtcaatttttcgagttttaggcggaaaaaacgtttttttttttgctcaaaaaacctatttttatagttttatttgttaaagattaattttttttagttttcgtaaaaaaatctttttttttcgttttcagccCTGATTGgtctctttttgtttttcaatttgtgcaaaaatatcggtttttcgattttttttttctcctaaaatcgaaaattttaatatattttcaggaaatgttgcttttttttaagtaaaaaaaaaaaacaaaatctaatagaaaattgagtttttgaacatttttttcgtgtttttaggggaaaaaatcgaatctttcgattgatttttcaagttttcggtaaaattatagtttttttttgaaaaaaaaagatgtttttaaacaatttttcgtcgttttttcgtgttttagacgaaaaaacgctatttttttgttaaaaatttattttttttgcagttttcgttaaaaattgtctgttttttctttcaatttgtgcaaaaatatcggtttttcgattttttttcctaaaatcgaaaatttaatttttcgaacaatatATTACGGGGAcacaaaatttcgagaatGTGTActacacaacatatttgacgcgcaaattatctcgtagcgaaaggaaaactacagtaatcctttaaatgactactgtagcgcttttgtcgatttacgggatctcgattctttaaattatatatatatatatatatatatatatatatagaaaattaaagttgAGCAAGAAATTAGAACATAATACGAAgaatcgagatcccgtaaatcgacacaagcgctacagtagtcatttaaaggattactgtagttttcttttcgctacgagatattttgcgcgtcaaatatgttgagCAGTACGcaatctcagaattttgtgttacCGTGACAggaaatgataattttttgtaaagaaaaacaatttaatagaaaattgagttttctgaacattttttttttcgatttttcctgaaaacaaatcgaaaaaaaaagttttttttcgtgtgacacggcgtgtaaattggtacctctggcctagaaaaaagcttgaaaaacaatgaaaatgcgcgtggtgtttgcggacttgacTACCGTAGTCCACATAAATTTTAGCAATTAATACTTCCCGGTTTCGTTTTATATGATAATATCGTtgaatttaagcaaaaaatgcattagttTCACGAAAAAGAATAGAAGAAACcctaaaattatatgaaattcaaacaccaaaaaatatgaactgcGTTGAACGAAACAAAGCAGTTTGAAGCTGCATTAAGGAACAGCGCTTTTAAGTGTAAACTTGTGACGGTGGGTATACATTTTATGTacttaaattgttcaaaaaccttcatttagtcaattggtgaagtttcaaaaactttgcgaatctagtttttgaaaaaatttaaaatttgtggcaattttaccgatttttcgtgaatttccgagctaaaattgaaaaattcaatatgagcttgtgacggtgggtatgatttttttgcacataatttgtttgaaatagtCTACCAAGTAAACTGGTGAAGTgtcagaaaatttgtggacctagtttttgaaaaaagttcaaaaatgtgccaattttgacaaattttagtggtttttggagctaaaatagaaaaattcaatatgaacttgtgacggtgggtatgatttttttgcacataatTTGATTATAATAGTCTACTGAGTAAACTggtgaaattttagaaaatttgtggatctagtttttgaaaaaaattcaaaaatgtgaaagtttTGACGCATTTTCCTAATAATTGCCTAATAAATCGAATTTCCACCTTTACTTGGGAAAATAATCGTTTTTAAATgtgatttattcattttaaaaacaattttttgtatatttgtgtatttttgaTCCATTATAATGTCtcattcatcgattttcaatgacattaaaaatttaaattcaaatttcgcgcgccgcggccatggcctaggattctcacttttcacttttcgcTAGGCCAGATGTACCAATTTACACGCCGTGCATGTGGGGacaattccaactttttcgacaaaattctCCTTCTCCCGCACCTGATAAGCCTCCCGAGCCATAAACCGGCCGAGCATCAAGCTTCCAACTCGTCTAACAACCAGCAAATTTGCATCCAAAAAATGCGCATTCACCGCCACTTTGCCGGCTTCTTGAATCTGAATCTCTGCAGTTTCAAATTGTCCGTAGGCCGTATGAATCGTCGCCATTTGCATATGAATCCGCATCGAACCTCGTACATCACCACACTCGTAGGTTCCCAAAAGGAGCACCGCTTCTGCGAGTTTTCCTGTCGCCGCGAGCAACAAAGACTTGCGGAGCACAAATTCCAGCGGGGCAGAAGTTTCGAGACCCGCCAGGTGTCGGGAGCATTCAGAGTACTTGTTAAGCAGGAAATTTCTCTCGAAATTGACGATTTTCGAGCAAATATCCACGTGGCGAGCTGCCATCCAATTGATATTCTCGGGGAATCGGTTTTTAAGAATATCGATTGTTTTTTGAGCCTTCTCATAATCACCAACAGCTGCCAGAGAGTAGACGAGATTCACACCAGCGACTGCCTGAGATGAgatgtatttaatttttttcttagtgttttcggcaaaaatggattttttgtttctttttttcggcaaaaatggatttttttattggcaaaactggattttttgtgtgtgtttttttttattcaaatgaaaaaattgtgctttttttggaaaaaacatggattttttaaagttttttaatggcaaaaatgtattttttttgtgcatttttctggcaaaaatggatttttttttaatttattggaaaaaatggattttttttcgggcaaaaaacaacaaaaaaaaaacatttttttttccaaaaatgttatgttttatgatgaaaaatcgaaattttctccgttttttttaaatcgaagtTCCAGCTTCTCACATGGCTCTCCGTCTCCAAAATCGGACTATTTGGAGCATCACAGTTGCTCACGATCATTGTCTCGGCAACACGCTTTGCTTGATGGTACATTCCGCTTTggattctggaattttcaataaatttatttaaatagaaaaaccctgaaaaagcaatgaaaattccacaaagttttgaatctacagtacccatattaaaggcgcacactttttaaattaaaaacaaaaatttaaaaggtgtgttgcgcctttaaagagacTACTGTAacttgcaaatttgaatttaatcgatttttttttaaagttttaccgggggtctcgacgcgaaattttttgttaaatgcgaaaTGAAATGTGCCTTCAATatgagtactgtaatttcaaaagtttgtggaattttcatcgatttttcagagtttttctttaaaaaatgaatttattcatctaaaaactgaaataaagcatcaaaaactatgaaaaatcgataaaaatttccgtttgttatagtttttaatgctttatttcagtttttttaaaagaaaaactctgaaaaatcgatgaaaattccgcaaagttttgaaattacagtactcatATTAAAGGCACATGCCAtttcgcatttaacaaaaattttcgcgtcgagaccccgggtaccgtatttttgacacaaaaatcgtagaatttatcggtttttttttcagaaaaatcgatagttttcgagagaaaatatcgaaaatttctcatttttctgataaaatcggcaatttttcggcgaaaaatagccataataaaaaatatttacaatcCACTAGTCATAATAGCATTCGCAAATGCTTGTAAAACGAATCCCTTATTGTTCATGTCCAGTAGAAGCCGAAGACGATGAAATCCCACGGAAACGTAGTCAGCAGTGCTGTTGTgtctgacaaaaaaaacaattttaatgtaggttttagtgattttcacaatttttcagcctgaaattgcccattttcagtgattttcggtttttttttttggtagaaattgcgcacaattttccaaatttttagacaaaaaatttggaaaatcactgaaaatgtgaaatttttggctgCCTACTTGAAGAATTTCCCATCCATCATATCCTGAATACACAGTAAAAACTTGCACATTGACACCAAAAAAGCGTGTAGTTCGTAGTCTTCGCGGAAGTTTTTCTGAAGTGATCGGAGAGTTGGCACGTTtaaactgcaatttttggaatgaattttttttggggattttaatattttaattccaaTATTCCTACTCGACAGCTGCGTGAACCGAATTCTGCTGGACACGACGCTCGTTTTCCACCGattcctct
The nucleotide sequence above comes from Caenorhabditis elegans chromosome III. Encoded proteins:
- the Y66D12A.19 gene encoding ArgoN domain-containing protein (Confirmed by transcript evidence), whose translation is MPFERPTGFKMPLSETLKLAGLKYANPEDDYLKKNPKRFLEERLLKMEVLANLDADSTEMLFRFAVGQNVMAGFEKLRRELKDIEYISRLRKPKLLSMLPSDAAAGAKDPEIKFITRRDSFRNVTVRLVLKEQPKSTLFPDAPRDKFIRLELGRKLSAEDKTKLKEEFGQLMNGGGVMINFITNSLWPIVMRADIQQKKENQEKPTAAAGAPKYKPPRGGARFVSSGGDRRPTMAVLPTVKEHVAHSVSKEKSFEKTDFSRGAAPSIQDLKLKAPKCALAWGNDRPTREMLPTVPEEKPALGRRDASRGRSIPRAQPPAQDLKQDAPRAPRATWGSDRSTREVLLPAVPEEKPALGRRDASSRGRSLPPRTLPQDLKVEDAPKTVVGGSFGSRSNVFDHNSMTTTFQANPQFATHNGSNTVGGRFGGGSRRGRGGGGGGRRGENDSARGGNWRNRQN
- the such-1 gene encoding Suppressor of spindle checkpoint defect 1 (Confirmed by transcript evidence); the encoded protein is MPPKKAQTRRIVSLDSLFGHTLLNITGEPVTPTKIAIFQLIRTLFHAHFGVGAVPSLKPFDKDEKTRVFTVLYGLIIMKSEISYDDFRCIVRILNDGLGRSIYYRFVTSMEKLAHGEDQIEMLFEDAFYTAKRPNHEKVLKREDSWLDELTFMNSNSFLYIWIKRVMMQYTRTSQNGTFEIAEKFQKWIISGTLEIISHPILSGINRALPTEIDCSIRARHWCAAQLRLVQLCPTKAMSYFQILDWCDTIHRRHHDVVDVHLLRAAIFVQLKNSSDAVKSLKQFFDMSMLEITENSKHALETLKLMSPSQVALRFGPILQGRVHRIFGERQIASALFAESIQQSQVNVDDMCNRIANMEVTINSIYMSGPLLQRLSGETFAAGKKEEESVENERRVQQNSVHAAVDLNVPTLRSLQKNFREDYELHAFLVSMCKFLLCIQDMMDGKFFKHNSTADYVSVGFHRLRLLLDMNNKGFVLQAFANAIMTSGLIQSGMYHQAKRVAETMIVSNCDAPNSPILETESHAVAGVNLVYSLAAVGDYEKAQKTIDILKNRFPENINWMAARHVDICSKIVNFERNFLLNKYSECSRHLAGLETSAPLEFVLRKSLLLAATGKLAEAVLLLGTYECGDVRGSMRIHMQMATIHTAYGQFETAEIQIQEAGKVAVNAHFLDANLLVVRRVGSLMLGRFMAREAYQVLHALSAKIEHFGSFIEKAIYHVSMARCLRLMHKDPRVHLKQCKAQIIGNKWPAMEKLLLTELTILHHSGGLYPDEQKEMKAKERFGKIEADFPGPCTWMFI